One part of the Hydrogenobacter sp. T-2 genome encodes these proteins:
- the nadA gene encoding quinolinate synthase NadA: MLQVELIKESELNSEDIKELQQEVRRLAREKNAVILAHYYQRPEVQDIADFVGDSLELSRKASQTDADIIVFCGVRFMCETAKIVNPTKKVLHPNPESGCPMADMITAKDVLRLREKHPDAEVVAYVNTNADVKAVSDVCVTSANAIKVVQKLSSKKIIFIPDQALGNWVKRHVPDKEFIIWQGFCPPHFEFTAREVQKLKELYPDAKTAVHPECHPKVIELADFVGSTSQIINYATTCEADKVIVITEVGLKHTLMKKNPNKEYIFPESMNYCGTVYCCTMKGITLPKVYQTLKEEINEVVLPEDIIEKAKRPILRMLELS; encoded by the coding sequence ATGCTACAGGTAGAACTCATAAAAGAAAGTGAGCTAAATAGTGAGGATATAAAAGAGCTTCAGCAAGAAGTCCGTAGGCTCGCAAGGGAGAAAAATGCGGTTATCCTTGCCCACTACTACCAAAGACCGGAGGTGCAGGACATTGCGGACTTTGTGGGAGACTCTTTGGAGCTTTCTCGTAAGGCAAGCCAAACGGATGCGGACATCATAGTTTTCTGTGGCGTGCGTTTTATGTGTGAGACCGCTAAGATAGTAAACCCCACAAAGAAGGTGCTTCATCCTAATCCAGAGTCTGGCTGTCCTATGGCGGATATGATAACCGCAAAGGATGTGCTAAGGCTAAGGGAAAAGCATCCAGATGCGGAAGTGGTTGCCTATGTAAACACCAATGCGGATGTAAAGGCGGTCTCTGACGTGTGCGTGACTTCCGCCAATGCCATTAAGGTGGTGCAAAAGCTCTCATCTAAAAAGATAATCTTTATCCCCGACCAAGCCCTTGGAAACTGGGTCAAAAGGCATGTGCCAGACAAGGAGTTTATCATATGGCAAGGCTTTTGCCCTCCACACTTTGAGTTTACCGCAAGAGAGGTTCAAAAACTAAAGGAGCTATATCCAGATGCCAAGACCGCGGTGCACCCTGAATGCCATCCAAAGGTTATAGAGCTTGCGGACTTTGTGGGCTCTACCTCTCAGATAATCAACTATGCTACCACCTGTGAAGCGGACAAGGTCATAGTGATAACAGAGGTGGGTCTAAAGCACACTCTCATGAAGAAAAACCCCAACAAAGAATATATATTCCCAGAGTCTATGAACTACTGCGGGACTGTTTACTGTTGCACCATGAAGGGCATAACTTTACCGAAGGTCTACCAAACCCTAAAGGAAGAGATAAACGAGGTGGTGCTACCAGAAGATATAATTGAAAAGGCAAAGAGACCAATATTGAGGATGCTTGAGTTGTCATAA
- the ccsB gene encoding c-type cytochrome biogenesis protein CcsB: protein MREITFEKGGTRSFGFLLWLFILLIGGLLGTIGVDNTFWYKSATLAYALSSIVYASTLFLRDRLVQNIATLTLSLGLILNLAGMIRRTIQTYELGVPHPPWSNLFEALTFWSFVVGFIYLFLERKYGIRLLGAVVVPVVFGLSAFAIFYASKEIVPLMPALRSYWLYLHVVTAFIGYAGFTVGFGGAVLYLLKDRFSNLPLPSKDLLDEITYKSIVIVFPIWTASIILGAAWANEAWGGYWSWDPKEVWSLIVWLFFGAYLHARQMLGWKGKRTAWMVIFGFITVLICFFAVNLFFPGLHSYATD from the coding sequence ATGAGGGAAATAACCTTTGAAAAAGGAGGAACAAGGAGTTTTGGTTTTCTCCTGTGGCTTTTTATACTGCTGATTGGTGGACTTCTTGGAACGATAGGGGTTGATAATACCTTTTGGTATAAGTCCGCAACCCTTGCCTATGCCTTGTCTTCTATAGTTTACGCGAGCACTCTTTTTCTGCGAGATAGGTTAGTGCAGAATATAGCAACACTTACCCTTTCTCTGGGCCTTATTCTGAACCTTGCAGGCATGATAAGAAGAACTATTCAAACCTATGAGCTCGGCGTGCCACATCCACCATGGAGCAACCTCTTTGAAGCCCTTACCTTTTGGAGTTTTGTGGTAGGCTTTATATACCTGTTTCTTGAAAGAAAGTATGGTATAAGGCTACTTGGTGCCGTGGTGGTTCCTGTGGTTTTTGGACTGTCTGCTTTTGCCATTTTTTACGCTTCAAAAGAGATAGTTCCACTGATGCCAGCTTTGAGGAGCTACTGGCTATATCTCCACGTGGTTACTGCGTTTATAGGCTATGCGGGCTTTACGGTAGGTTTTGGTGGTGCGGTTTTGTATCTTCTAAAGGATAGGTTTTCAAACCTGCCTCTACCATCAAAGGACTTACTTGATGAGATTACTTACAAATCCATAGTTATAGTCTTTCCCATATGGACTGCTTCCATAATACTAGGTGCTGCGTGGGCAAACGAAGCCTGGGGTGGATACTGGAGCTGGGATCCCAAGGAGGTGTGGTCTCTTATAGTGTGGCTCTTCTTTGGAGCTTACCTGCATGCAAGGCAGATGCTTGGATGGAAAGGGAAGAGAACAGCCTGGATGGTGATTTTTGGCTTTATAACGGTGCTAATATGCTTCTTTGCGGTAAATCTTTTCTTTCCAGGGCTTCACAGTTATGCAACTGATTAA
- the ssb gene encoding single-stranded DNA-binding protein, producing MKDPVMRYSSLGNQIVEFPIAYNRRYMVGDVWKEESHFFEVKAYGKLAESLVSRVSKGYTVVIEGRLTQERWVDKEGKTQSRIRIVADSVRIINKPKMEEPVEELPLKEEDIPEETMGKPFSSEDDEIPF from the coding sequence GTGAAAGACCCAGTTATGAGGTATAGCTCCTTAGGCAATCAAATAGTGGAGTTTCCTATTGCATACAACAGGAGATACATGGTAGGTGATGTATGGAAAGAAGAAAGCCACTTTTTTGAGGTCAAAGCCTACGGTAAACTTGCAGAAAGCCTTGTAAGTCGTGTATCAAAAGGCTATACGGTAGTAATAGAAGGTAGGCTCACTCAAGAAAGGTGGGTAGATAAGGAAGGTAAAACACAAAGCAGGATAAGAATAGTCGCGGATAGCGTAAGAATAATAAACAAACCCAAGATGGAGGAGCCTGTAGAGGAGTTACCATTGAAGGAAGAAGATATACCCGAGGAAACTATGGGAAAACCCTTTAGTTCAGAAGATGATGAAATACCCTTTTAA
- the murI gene encoding glutamate racemase, with amino-acid sequence MKIGLFDSGVGGLTVLKALRDKYPEVDFVYLGDTARVPYGNKSAQTVIRYSLEGAEFLLSEGVDLLIIACNTASSYALDVLRENFSIPVFGVIEPGVKHALDTTKNRRVGVIGTKATVSSDAYGRLLRSKGIEVFQKACPLFVPLVEEGILNGDIAQRVVEYYLTELKDKDIDTLILACTHYPLLKPVIEEFMGESVKVIDSAESTALEIMPFVERSGSSSLSLYFTDHSPSLNFLIELILGEPIDYKLLTLPCKV; translated from the coding sequence ATGAAAATTGGTCTTTTTGACTCGGGTGTTGGTGGGCTTACTGTTCTCAAGGCTCTAAGAGATAAGTATCCAGAGGTTGACTTTGTTTACCTTGGAGATACCGCAAGGGTGCCATATGGCAACAAATCCGCACAAACTGTCATAAGATACAGCTTAGAGGGTGCAGAGTTCTTGCTTTCCGAGGGCGTGGACCTGCTTATAATTGCCTGCAATACCGCAAGCTCCTACGCCCTGGATGTTCTGCGAGAGAATTTTTCAATTCCTGTTTTTGGAGTGATAGAGCCGGGAGTCAAGCATGCACTTGATACTACAAAAAATAGAAGGGTTGGAGTTATAGGAACAAAGGCTACTGTGTCAAGTGATGCCTATGGTAGGCTTTTGAGGTCTAAGGGTATTGAGGTTTTTCAAAAAGCCTGCCCTCTCTTTGTTCCTCTGGTGGAAGAAGGAATCCTCAATGGTGATATAGCCCAAAGGGTAGTGGAATACTACCTTACGGAGCTAAAGGACAAAGATATAGATACTCTCATACTTGCCTGCACTCACTATCCACTGCTTAAACCTGTTATAGAAGAGTTCATGGGTGAATCTGTCAAAGTGATAGATTCTGCGGAAAGCACCGCACTTGAGATAATGCCCTTTGTGGAAAGGTCTGGTTCTTCAAGTCTTAGCCTATACTTTACAGACCATTCACCAAGCCTTAATTTCCTCATAGAGCTTATCTTGGGTGAACCTATTGACTACAAGCTCCTTACTCTGCCTTGCAAGGTTTAG
- a CDS encoding DUF29 family protein, translating to MGFKSAEQEAINRLAVILAHIYKFQNYRQYSQGGIKWLKTIRTQIRDLRKILEDYPSLEKKIDDLIKNHAWEKAKKLVIKDLEGDIKLSKEDFPEGCPYNWETILVYYYSYYM from the coding sequence ATGGGCTTCAAAAGTGCAGAACAAGAAGCTATAAATAGACTTGCGGTTATACTGGCTCATATCTATAAGTTTCAGAATTATAGGCAGTATTCCCAAGGTGGAATCAAGTGGTTAAAAACTATCAGAACTCAAATAAGGGACTTGAGAAAGATATTGGAAGATTATCCAAGTCTGGAGAAGAAGATTGACGATCTAATAAAAAACCATGCGTGGGAAAAAGCAAAGAAGCTGGTGATAAAAGATTTGGAAGGAGATATAAAGCTCAGTAAAGAGGATTTCCCAGAAGGGTGTCCCTACAACTGGGAAACTATACTCGTGTATTATTACTCATATTACATGTAA
- a CDS encoding DUF4416 family protein, which translates to MAILYREEGLLEDFLLNLKVERVSQSFYFEGLQRYYGKEMGDGLFKRFLSLKGFMKKEELVDFKLWAMNMERKYALDSKRRLNIDPGYVDESHLVLASSKRRGGRLYLGKGVYGEMEYLFVYGRFRPLYWTYGDYRDKRVKAFFEGVREDFLKQLNLARQSKELVVNRFTQDKLYEEIKAW; encoded by the coding sequence ATGGCTATACTATACAGGGAAGAAGGATTGTTGGAAGACTTCCTTTTAAACCTTAAAGTGGAGAGAGTTTCTCAGAGCTTTTACTTTGAAGGCTTACAGAGATACTATGGCAAAGAGATGGGAGATGGACTCTTCAAGAGATTTCTAAGTCTCAAGGGTTTTATGAAAAAAGAGGAGCTTGTGGACTTTAAACTTTGGGCTATGAATATGGAGAGAAAATATGCTTTGGACTCTAAAAGAAGGCTCAACATAGACCCCGGTTATGTGGATGAGAGCCATCTTGTGCTTGCATCTTCCAAAAGAAGAGGTGGCAGGCTTTATTTAGGAAAGGGAGTCTATGGAGAAATGGAATATCTCTTTGTATATGGTCGCTTTAGACCACTGTATTGGACCTATGGAGACTACAGGGACAAAAGGGTTAAAGCCTTCTTTGAAGGTGTAAGGGAAGACTTTCTTAAGCAACTAAACCTTGCAAGGCAGAGTAAGGAGCTTGTAGTCAATAGGTTCACCCAAGATAAGCTCTATGAGGAAATTAAGGCTTGGTGA
- the rpsF gene encoding 30S ribosomal protein S6 has protein sequence MARRYYRTVRNYESVLVFKPTLTEDEVQRKLQEVKDFVQKKGGEVLNTTDWGTKQLAYPIQGFNHGRYFIIHIRSEEPQLTNELDFYYKISEDIIRWLNIQVKTQEGEKVAQ, from the coding sequence ATGGCAAGAAGGTATTACAGGACAGTAAGGAACTACGAAAGTGTTTTGGTTTTCAAACCCACTCTCACGGAGGATGAAGTCCAAAGGAAACTTCAGGAAGTAAAGGACTTTGTCCAAAAGAAGGGCGGAGAAGTCTTAAACACAACAGACTGGGGCACAAAACAGCTTGCATACCCTATACAAGGCTTTAACCACGGCAGATACTTCATAATTCATATAAGGTCTGAAGAACCACAGCTTACTAACGAGCTTGACTTTTACTACAAAATAAGCGAAGATATAATACGCTGGCTAAACATACAGGTAAAGACCCAAGAAGGAGAGAAGGTTGCTCAATAG
- the rplI gene encoding 50S ribosomal protein L9: protein MKVVLIKDLEGYGSFGDVISVKDGFARNYLIPRGIALPATEGNLNHVNSILSQRARKLQKEKEKAQTLAKKMEGLTLEIVRQVGEKGKLFGSVTSQDIAQALQEKGFDVDRKKVMLKNPIKDIGMYTITLRLHPEVSVNIKVDVKPVE from the coding sequence ATGAAGGTGGTGCTTATAAAAGACCTTGAAGGTTACGGAAGTTTTGGAGATGTTATAAGTGTTAAGGATGGCTTTGCCAGAAACTATCTTATACCCAGAGGAATAGCTTTGCCAGCTACAGAGGGAAACCTCAACCATGTAAATAGCATCCTCTCACAGAGGGCAAGAAAGCTCCAAAAAGAAAAAGAGAAGGCACAAACACTTGCCAAAAAAATGGAAGGACTTACACTAGAAATTGTTAGACAGGTAGGTGAGAAAGGAAAGCTCTTTGGTTCTGTAACATCGCAAGACATAGCTCAAGCCCTTCAGGAAAAGGGTTTTGATGTGGACAGGAAAAAGGTTATGCTCAAGAACCCAATAAAAGATATAGGCATGTATACGATTACCCTAAGGCTACATCCGGAAGTTAGCGTAAACATAAAGGTGGATGTCAAACCTGTGGAATAG
- the rbfA gene encoding 30S ribosome-binding factor RbfA, producing MDRKKARLEKLLMEEIASLIFKELKDPRLADVVITYVELSQDMRKAKVYFTTLQEGREKEAESALRHASTYIRSQLAKSLNLKRVPELEFLFDKELKRMERIWQKL from the coding sequence ATGGACAGAAAAAAGGCAAGATTGGAAAAATTGCTTATGGAGGAGATAGCGAGCCTTATATTCAAAGAGCTAAAGGACCCAAGGCTTGCGGATGTGGTGATAACCTACGTGGAGCTTTCACAGGATATGAGAAAAGCAAAAGTTTACTTCACTACCCTTCAGGAAGGTAGGGAAAAGGAAGCGGAATCTGCCCTCAGACATGCAAGCACCTATATAAGGTCTCAACTTGCAAAGAGCCTTAATCTTAAGAGAGTCCCAGAGCTTGAATTTCTTTTTGATAAAGAACTCAAAAGAATGGAAAGAATATGGCAGAAACTTTGA
- a CDS encoding c-type cytochrome — translation MKRVALTLAVVIGLTGASFASEQLARQKGCMACHDMRAKKVGPTYTDIAKRYAGRADAVDYLAGKIKKGGAGVWGSVPMPPQNVSDAEAKQLAQWIMSIK, via the coding sequence ATGAAGAGAGTAGCCTTAACTTTGGCGGTGGTTATAGGTCTCACAGGAGCATCCTTCGCCAGTGAACAGCTTGCAAGGCAGAAGGGCTGTATGGCATGCCACGACATGAGGGCAAAGAAGGTGGGACCTACTTATACGGACATAGCTAAGAGGTATGCAGGCAGAGCGGACGCTGTGGATTACTTGGCAGGCAAGATTAAGAAAGGTGGTGCTGGTGTTTGGGGTTCTGTTCCTATGCCACCTCAAAACGTCTCTGATGCAGAGGCAAAACAACTTGCCCAGTGGATAATGTCCATAAAGTAA
- the rpsR gene encoding 30S ribosomal protein S18: MIKRSAKKSCPFCDAKKDPSYKNYEELRRFMTERGKIIGRRQTGVCAKHQRMLAREIKRARQLALLPYLVA, from the coding sequence ATGATCAAAAGGTCTGCAAAAAAGAGTTGTCCCTTCTGTGACGCGAAAAAAGACCCAAGCTATAAAAACTATGAGGAACTTAGAAGGTTTATGACAGAAAGGGGCAAGATAATAGGTAGAAGGCAAACAGGTGTATGTGCAAAGCACCAAAGAATGCTTGCCAGAGAGATAAAAAGAGCAAGACAGCTCGCTCTACTGCCGTATCTTGTAGCCTGA
- a CDS encoding DEAD/DEAH box helicase, whose product MAETLTVYLLKESLYSVNPPSGKLLYFTNQDNEVKSEELLRAVEVDPKIPYSFLNPIQTLFYKLYKGGNALVSSPTSSGKSLIAYLFMKNFEGKVVYTAPTKALVKEKAVEFRTYYGKSVEMRTGDSVLESYKEVRAKVVVSTYENLAYAFRNSSRWLQEVEAVVIDEVHQISKRWMLEEIITACKKMDLAMLCLSATLPGLEELSEWIGANLVIKSAWRPVPLHREVMNLTKFKPIRKELEGEDLIAERLLSALFSLKQRGEQVILFVPKKSLGWKTIELAKEEKIGIMNQTLPFEVEEEREPEIAFHNADIPKEEREEIEKAFREGKLQTLIATQTLAYGVNLPADRVIIFAKFFRKKGKLKSIPDSLDILQMEGRAGRLGIREEGYSNLLVYGARDKDLQRELECALEKPFTTAVMEDAEDTALSFFLLLAHMYEGKNYENYLRNTYSFKKVSKERMERIERFLRTHGYLESYNPSQKGLFCIRTGIPPLSFEEFLRRRSLDLDPITTVRPLLYMKKFNGLYSFLKSAEGFLEELKVIRGMLLPCGEECLKDNTDQLLFYVKGLTVKYPNIKNPPGEFSYLGTDALHLLRNLMEINRHKFYRFSSIEMLQIAHALKYGIKPEYSSIAGIKGIGHIRVNMIKEVLKELNLEPPQIGVPVENFLEMVKREDFWELLLEKLAKYRKLNPNRAKEELQRIRKTFQNNRRGYMVDDKIILAYNLFLEGAVALKKTKRELIEVIR is encoded by the coding sequence ATGGCAGAAACTTTGACCGTCTATCTTCTCAAAGAGAGTTTATATAGTGTTAATCCACCTTCTGGAAAGCTACTGTATTTTACAAACCAAGACAATGAGGTAAAGTCCGAAGAACTCTTAAGAGCGGTTGAGGTAGACCCAAAGATACCCTATTCTTTTTTGAACCCTATTCAGACCCTTTTTTATAAGCTCTACAAGGGAGGCAATGCCCTTGTGTCTTCACCCACTTCCTCTGGCAAAAGTCTAATAGCTTATCTCTTTATGAAAAACTTTGAGGGAAAGGTGGTATACACCGCACCCACAAAGGCATTGGTAAAGGAAAAGGCGGTTGAGTTTAGAACCTATTATGGTAAAAGTGTAGAAATGAGGACTGGTGATAGTGTGTTGGAGAGTTATAAAGAGGTTAGGGCAAAGGTGGTTGTAAGCACCTATGAAAACCTTGCTTATGCCTTCAGGAATTCCTCAAGGTGGTTGCAAGAGGTGGAAGCGGTGGTAATAGATGAAGTCCATCAAATTAGTAAAAGGTGGATGTTAGAAGAGATAATAACTGCATGTAAAAAAATGGACTTAGCCATGCTGTGCCTTTCTGCAACTCTTCCAGGTTTAGAGGAGTTGTCTGAATGGATAGGTGCAAACCTTGTTATAAAGAGTGCTTGGCGACCTGTTCCATTGCACAGAGAAGTGATGAACCTTACCAAGTTCAAACCCATAAGAAAAGAGCTGGAGGGTGAGGACCTTATAGCAGAAAGGCTTTTGTCCGCCCTGTTTTCACTCAAACAGCGAGGAGAACAAGTTATACTCTTTGTCCCTAAGAAAAGTCTTGGTTGGAAAACGATTGAATTGGCAAAGGAAGAAAAAATAGGCATAATGAACCAGACACTGCCTTTTGAAGTTGAAGAGGAAAGAGAACCAGAGATAGCTTTTCATAATGCGGACATACCAAAGGAAGAAAGGGAAGAGATAGAGAAGGCTTTCAGAGAAGGGAAACTTCAAACCCTCATAGCTACCCAAACTCTCGCCTATGGTGTAAATCTCCCTGCAGATAGGGTGATTATTTTTGCTAAGTTTTTCAGAAAAAAGGGTAAGCTCAAAAGTATACCTGACAGTCTTGATATACTCCAGATGGAAGGAAGGGCAGGAAGACTTGGCATAAGAGAAGAGGGATACTCAAACCTTTTGGTTTATGGTGCAAGGGATAAGGACCTTCAAAGGGAGCTTGAGTGTGCCCTTGAAAAACCCTTTACTACCGCAGTAATGGAGGATGCTGAAGACACTGCCTTGAGCTTTTTCCTATTGCTTGCTCACATGTATGAGGGTAAAAACTACGAAAACTATCTAAGAAACACCTACTCTTTCAAAAAGGTTAGCAAAGAAAGGATGGAGAGAATTGAAAGGTTTCTAAGAACTCATGGCTACTTGGAAAGCTATAACCCAAGTCAAAAGGGACTATTTTGTATAAGAACCGGTATACCACCTCTTAGCTTTGAAGAGTTCCTCAGAAGAAGAAGCTTAGACCTTGACCCTATAACCACCGTAAGACCCCTTTTGTATATGAAAAAGTTTAACGGGCTCTATAGCTTTCTTAAGTCCGCAGAAGGCTTTTTAGAAGAATTAAAGGTAATAAGAGGCATGCTCCTACCTTGTGGAGAAGAGTGCCTCAAAGACAACACGGACCAACTTCTTTTTTATGTGAAAGGTTTAACTGTGAAATATCCCAACATAAAAAACCCACCTGGTGAGTTTTCTTACCTTGGCACAGATGCTTTGCATCTTTTGAGAAACCTTATGGAGATAAACAGGCACAAGTTTTACAGGTTTTCAAGTATTGAAATGCTTCAGATAGCTCACGCTTTGAAGTATGGCATAAAACCAGAGTATTCAAGTATTGCAGGTATAAAGGGAATAGGTCATATAAGGGTTAATATGATTAAAGAAGTTCTCAAAGAGCTTAACTTAGAACCACCACAGATAGGTGTGCCAGTGGAAAACTTCTTGGAGATGGTCAAAAGGGAGGACTTTTGGGAGCTGTTGCTTGAGAAGTTAGCAAAATACAGGAAACTAAACCCAAATAGGGCTAAAGAAGAACTTCAAAGGATAAGGAAGACCTTTCAAAATAACCGTAGAGGCTATATGGTGGACGATAAGATAATACTTGCATACAACCTATTTTTGGAAGGTGCGGTAGCACTCAAAAAGACCAAGCGAGAGTTAATAGAAGTTATAAGATAG
- a CDS encoding EAL and HDOD domain-containing protein, which produces MNVVCKQAIYNREGKIAFYEVFLQDRSTGAYPKDFDPLKATSIAIDVLTEIGPQKVGNGKLVFVNVPAIFLEASMFDLLSPQYVGIELVENKRLSNTLFEAIDILIKRGFKFCIDDFGFEKIDYLPLLNKCHFVKIDIKNNPYKEEELSEVISILKSLKRGIIVKNIETKQEYEKAYELGFEYFQGIYLSRPALVKDTRTISFLKSTILQIYNAIKSKDMKKVIEVIEKDVGVTYKLLKFVNSAYFPKAREFSNVEDAVVYLGLENVAKFTIVLALSDMFVEEKEKELWRKALFRASLGEKIAEINAKEMKDKAYLMGLFSLSWEILGQKPEDIARVLLLDREIVEAYENRLSLLGFILSLIDLLEDNRDEQTVNKVAKVLGTSSENIKKILEEARLEAEKFVS; this is translated from the coding sequence ATGAACGTGGTATGTAAACAAGCAATATATAACAGAGAGGGAAAGATAGCTTTCTACGAGGTATTTCTTCAAGATAGAAGCACTGGTGCATACCCAAAGGACTTTGACCCACTTAAGGCTACGAGTATAGCTATAGACGTGCTTACTGAAATAGGACCTCAAAAGGTGGGAAATGGTAAGTTAGTTTTTGTGAACGTGCCCGCTATATTTCTTGAGGCTTCCATGTTTGACCTGCTATCACCTCAATATGTGGGTATAGAGCTTGTTGAAAACAAAAGACTTAGCAATACACTCTTTGAAGCTATAGATATTCTTATAAAGCGAGGTTTTAAATTTTGTATAGACGATTTTGGCTTTGAAAAAATAGACTACTTGCCACTTCTCAATAAATGCCACTTCGTTAAGATAGACATAAAGAATAATCCCTACAAAGAGGAAGAGCTGAGTGAGGTGATAAGCATATTAAAAAGCCTAAAAAGAGGTATAATAGTCAAGAATATAGAGACCAAACAAGAATATGAAAAAGCTTACGAGCTTGGATTTGAATATTTTCAGGGAATTTATCTCTCGAGACCTGCATTGGTTAAGGATACAAGAACTATATCCTTTCTTAAATCAACTATACTGCAGATATATAACGCTATAAAATCCAAAGATATGAAGAAAGTTATTGAGGTTATAGAGAAGGATGTGGGGGTAACATACAAACTCCTAAAGTTTGTAAACTCAGCCTATTTTCCGAAGGCGAGGGAGTTCAGCAATGTGGAAGATGCAGTTGTCTACCTTGGACTTGAAAATGTTGCCAAGTTTACCATAGTGCTCGCCCTTTCTGATATGTTTGTAGAAGAAAAAGAAAAGGAACTTTGGAGGAAAGCCCTTTTCAGGGCAAGTCTCGGTGAGAAGATTGCGGAGATAAACGCAAAAGAAATGAAGGATAAGGCTTACTTAATGGGTTTGTTTTCTCTCTCATGGGAGATATTAGGACAAAAACCAGAGGATATAGCAAGAGTTTTGCTTCTTGACAGAGAAATAGTTGAAGCTTACGAAAACAGGTTAAGCCTTCTTGGGTTCATACTCTCTCTTATAGACCTCTTGGAAGACAATAGAGATGAGCAAACCGTAAACAAAGTGGCAAAGGTTTTGGGGACCTCGTCAGAGAATATAAAGAAGATATTGGAAGAAGCAAGGCTTGAAGCTGAGAAGTTTGTTTCTTAA
- the ispG gene encoding flavodoxin-dependent (E)-4-hydroxy-3-methylbut-2-enyl-diphosphate synthase — protein MVKTEAPITRRKTRQIQVGSVKIGGDAPIVVQSMTSTKTHDIEATLEQIKRLAKAGCEFVRVAVPHEEDLQALPDIVKNSPIPVIADIHFAPSYAFKSMEKGVHGIRINPGNIGKEEIVREIVEEARKKGVAIRIGVNSGSLEKDLLDKYGYPCAEALFESAMRWSERFEKWGFYNFKVSIKGSDVLENIRANELFAQHTDIPLHIGITEAGMGLKGIVKSSVGIGILLYKGIGDTVRVSLTDDPEVEIETAYAILQSLGLRRRGIEIIACPTCGRIEVDLPKVVREVEEKLKHIQKPLKVAIMGCVVNAIGEAREADIGLACGKGFAWLFKEGKPIKKVSEEEMAKALLEEIENIQN, from the coding sequence ATGGTTAAGACAGAAGCCCCTATAACACGCAGGAAAACTCGTCAAATACAGGTAGGCTCTGTAAAGATAGGTGGAGATGCACCCATTGTGGTGCAATCCATGACCTCTACAAAAACGCATGACATAGAGGCAACCCTTGAGCAGATAAAAAGGCTTGCAAAAGCAGGCTGTGAGTTTGTGCGTGTAGCAGTGCCACACGAAGAAGACTTGCAAGCCCTACCAGATATCGTAAAAAACTCCCCCATACCGGTGATAGCGGACATCCACTTTGCACCCTCTTACGCCTTCAAATCTATGGAGAAGGGTGTGCATGGCATTAGGATAAACCCTGGAAATATAGGGAAAGAGGAGATAGTAAGAGAAATAGTGGAAGAGGCAAGGAAAAAAGGCGTAGCCATACGCATAGGTGTAAACTCTGGCTCTCTTGAAAAGGACCTCTTGGACAAATATGGCTATCCCTGTGCGGAGGCACTTTTTGAGAGTGCTATGCGTTGGTCTGAGAGGTTTGAAAAATGGGGCTTTTATAACTTTAAGGTCTCCATTAAGGGCTCTGACGTTTTGGAAAACATAAGGGCTAACGAGCTTTTTGCTCAACATACAGACATACCACTCCACATAGGCATAACAGAGGCAGGAATGGGTCTAAAGGGCATAGTCAAATCCTCTGTGGGTATAGGCATTCTCCTATATAAGGGCATAGGGGACACGGTCAGAGTTTCTCTAACCGACGACCCAGAGGTGGAGATAGAAACCGCCTACGCCATATTACAGTCCCTTGGTCTAAGAAGGAGAGGCATAGAAATAATCGCCTGTCCTACCTGTGGAAGAATAGAGGTAGACCTGCCAAAGGTGGTGAGAGAGGTGGAAGAAAAGCTAAAACACATACAAAAGCCTTTAAAAGTTGCCATAATGGGCTGTGTGGTAAATGCCATAGGTGAGGCTCGTGAAGCGGATATAGGTCTTGCCTGTGGCAAAGGCTTTGCATGGCTCTTTAAAGAGGGCAAACCTATAAAAAAGGTAAGCGAAGAAGAGATGGCAAAAGCACTCCTTGAGGAGATAGAAAATATCCAGAATTGA